A DNA window from Phaeobacter sp. A36a-5a contains the following coding sequences:
- the fabB gene encoding beta-ketoacyl-ACP synthase I: MRRVVVTGLGIVSSIGNNAEEVLASLKAGKSGIEASPEMVEHGFRSQIAGTLKLNVADHVDKRTLRFMGAGAAYAHIAMSQAIADAGLSEDQVVNERTGLVAGSGGPSTSAMLAAHQTVLKTGATKRIGPFAVPKCMSSTISANLATAFKIKGINYSITSACSTSLHCIGNAAEQIMMGKQDVMFAGGGEELDWTLSCLFDAMGAMSSKYNDTPEKASRAFDQDRDGFVISGGGGIVVLEDLDHALARGAKIYAEVTGFAATSDGHDMVAPSGEGGERAMRLALQSLPDGRKVDYINAHGTSTPVGDVGEIEAARRVFGAGNVPPISSTKSMTGHAQGAAGALEAIFCLLMLDNDFITPSINVDTLAEGIEPGEVATQLVENAGLDSVMTNSFGFGGTNGSMVLSKYKG, translated from the coding sequence ATGCGTCGCGTCGTCGTCACCGGTCTGGGCATCGTCTCGTCCATCGGGAACAATGCCGAAGAGGTTCTCGCCTCTCTCAAAGCAGGAAAATCTGGCATCGAGGCCAGCCCCGAAATGGTCGAGCATGGCTTTCGCAGCCAAATTGCGGGAACGCTCAAGCTGAATGTTGCTGACCATGTCGACAAGCGTACCCTGCGTTTTATGGGGGCTGGCGCGGCCTATGCCCATATAGCGATGAGCCAGGCAATTGCCGATGCCGGCCTCTCCGAAGATCAAGTGGTGAATGAGCGGACCGGTCTGGTGGCCGGTTCGGGCGGGCCGTCCACATCGGCCATGCTGGCAGCCCATCAGACCGTGCTGAAAACCGGAGCCACGAAGCGGATCGGGCCGTTTGCTGTTCCCAAGTGCATGTCTTCCACGATCTCGGCAAATCTGGCCACAGCCTTCAAAATCAAAGGTATCAACTACTCGATCACCTCGGCCTGCTCGACCTCGCTGCACTGTATCGGCAATGCGGCTGAGCAGATCATGATGGGTAAGCAGGATGTGATGTTCGCCGGTGGTGGCGAGGAACTGGACTGGACCCTGTCGTGCCTGTTCGATGCGATGGGCGCGATGTCGTCCAAATACAACGACACGCCGGAGAAAGCCTCCCGCGCGTTTGATCAGGACCGTGACGGTTTCGTGATCTCTGGTGGCGGCGGTATCGTCGTGCTGGAGGATCTGGATCACGCCCTGGCGCGCGGTGCCAAGATCTACGCCGAAGTGACCGGCTTTGCCGCCACCTCCGATGGCCACGATATGGTCGCCCCCTCCGGCGAAGGCGGCGAGCGCGCTATGCGTCTGGCCCTGCAATCCCTGCCGGACGGCCGCAAGGTGGACTATATCAACGCCCACGGCACCTCGACCCCGGTCGGCGACGTCGGCGAGATCGAAGCGGCCCGCCGGGTTTTCGGCGCGGGCAACGTGCCGCCGATTTCTTCGACCAAATCAATGACCGGTCATGCGCAGGGCGCGGCGGGCGCACTGGAGGCGATCTTCTGCCTTCTGATGCTGGACAATGACTTCATCACGCCGTCGATCAACGTCGACACGCTGGCCGAGGGCATCGAGCCGGGAGAGGTCGCAACCCAGCTGGTGGAAAACGCGGGCCTTGACAGCGTAATGACCAACAGCTTCGGCTTTGGCGGCACCAATGGCTCAATGGTATTGAGCAAATACAAAGGATAA
- the fabA gene encoding bifunctional 3-hydroxydecanoyl-ACP dehydratase/trans-2-decenoyl-ACP isomerase yields MADYPSSFDKDDLLKCARGELFGPGNAQLPAPPMLMMDRITDVSADGGAHGKGHITAEFDITPDLWFFDCHFPGNPIMPGCLGLDGLWQLTGFNLGWRGWQGRGYALGVGEVKLTGMVRPDRKMLTYKIDFTKAIQTRRLTMGVADGIVEADGEVIYQVKDMKVALSES; encoded by the coding sequence ATGGCCGATTACCCCAGCAGCTTTGACAAAGACGATTTGCTGAAATGCGCCAGAGGCGAGCTGTTCGGCCCTGGCAACGCACAGCTGCCCGCCCCTCCCATGTTGATGATGGATCGCATCACCGATGTGTCGGCCGATGGCGGCGCCCACGGCAAGGGTCACATTACGGCCGAGTTCGATATCACGCCTGACCTGTGGTTCTTTGACTGTCATTTCCCCGGCAACCCGATCATGCCCGGATGTCTGGGTCTTGACGGCCTCTGGCAGCTCACTGGCTTCAACCTGGGCTGGCGTGGCTGGCAGGGTCGCGGCTATGCGCTGGGTGTAGGCGAGGTGAAACTGACTGGGATGGTGCGCCCCGACCGCAAGATGCTGACCTATAAGATCGATTTCACCAAAGCGATCCAGACCCGTCGCCTGACCATGGGGGTTGCCGACGGCATCGTGGAAGCCGATGGTGAAGTTATCTACCAGGTCAAGGACATGAAGGTGGCCCTCTCCGAGAGCTGA
- the irrA gene encoding iron response transcriptional regulator IrrA → MTPTPADIATNWLETAGLRPTRQRVALAELLVGDGKHRHVTAESLFDAAKDKGAAVSLATVYNTLRAFCDAGVLQEITVDGSKSYFDTNTHDHPHFYWEDEGRLSDAPSDQLVIKSLPAAPQGVEIASVDVVIRLRKV, encoded by the coding sequence ATGACGCCAACACCAGCAGATATCGCTACCAACTGGCTGGAAACAGCCGGATTGCGCCCGACCCGTCAGCGGGTGGCGCTGGCAGAGTTGTTGGTGGGCGACGGCAAGCATCGCCATGTGACCGCCGAGAGCCTGTTTGACGCGGCAAAGGACAAGGGTGCAGCTGTTTCACTTGCGACGGTCTACAACACGTTGCGCGCCTTTTGCGATGCTGGCGTCTTGCAGGAAATCACAGTCGATGGGTCCAAAAGCTATTTTGACACCAATACGCACGACCACCCCCATTTTTACTGGGAAGACGAGGGGCGTCTGTCGGATGCGCCATCCGATCAGCTGGTGATCAAGAGCCTGCCCGCGGCGCCGCAGGGCGTTGAAATCGCGTCCGTCGACGTTGTGATCCGACTGCGCAAGGTCTGA
- a CDS encoding LysR family transcriptional regulator, with product MLYLTLRHYEYVCAIAQHGSLSAAAAAVHVSQPALSTALARIEAQLGEPLFLRRRGAGMILTPQGRSFADRAQALLDQAARLERRGTDQTDGQQLTLGCFTDLAPFLLAPALQRLRIGLPGVAIRYRTDHFEPLLASMTAGNIDLAISYDLGVDASFVRQEVLRRGPVALMPNGHPLADRDRLSLADLAEQPLILSEEGLSVRHMLGLFKSIGALPRIAHRAASVELLRSLAAHGEGIGITYSRPPDLRSYDGKPLVAIPISDTSAEEPLVLISHSPPSKGSVIETAQQILAKTVTEIL from the coding sequence ATGTTATACCTAACTCTACGCCACTACGAATATGTCTGCGCGATCGCTCAGCACGGCAGCCTGTCGGCGGCGGCTGCCGCTGTGCATGTCAGCCAGCCCGCGTTGTCCACAGCGCTTGCCCGGATCGAGGCGCAGCTGGGGGAGCCCCTGTTCCTGAGGCGTCGCGGGGCCGGCATGATCCTGACTCCACAAGGCCGCAGTTTCGCAGACCGTGCGCAAGCGCTCCTAGATCAGGCCGCGCGGCTGGAACGTCGGGGCACAGATCAAACCGACGGCCAGCAGCTGACCCTGGGATGTTTTACCGATCTGGCTCCCTTTCTGTTGGCCCCAGCGCTGCAGCGCCTTCGGATCGGCTTGCCCGGTGTGGCCATCCGCTACAGGACGGATCACTTTGAACCGCTGCTGGCCTCGATGACCGCCGGGAATATCGACTTGGCGATCAGCTATGACCTGGGCGTGGATGCAAGCTTCGTCCGGCAGGAGGTGTTGCGGCGCGGCCCCGTAGCGCTGATGCCCAATGGTCACCCACTTGCAGATCGTGACCGCCTGTCCTTGGCCGATCTGGCCGAACAGCCCCTGATTCTGTCCGAAGAAGGATTGTCCGTGCGCCACATGCTTGGCCTGTTCAAATCCATTGGCGCGCTGCCCCGAATTGCCCACCGGGCGGCATCGGTCGAGCTGCTGCGCAGCCTGGCCGCCCATGGCGAAGGGATCGGCATCACCTACAGCAGGCCCCCCGATTTACGCTCCTACGATGGCAAGCCACTGGTCGCGATACCCATCAGCGACACATCGGCAGAGGAGCCCTTGGTCCTGATCAGCCACAGCCCGCCGTCAAAAGGCAGCGTGATAGAGACCGCGCAGCAGATTCTGGCGAAAACGGTTACGGAAATACTCTAG
- a CDS encoding phytanoyl-CoA dioxygenase family protein, protein MPHPLITRDHIDDFQRDGVVLIRGLFVDQVDILRDGVEANMAQPGPYASNNEKPGQTGRFFDDYCNWTRIPQFQQAIEQSPVAEVAADLMQSKRVQMFHDHVLVKEPGTSMATPWHQDGPYYFVEGQQTISFWSPLDPVTNASLRCVAGSHRWEKEVLPTRWVSEEGFFADEGQYMPVPDPDAEGMTILEWEMQPGDAVAFNYRTLHGARANTSETRRRAFSLRLVGEDARYIERPGPTSPPYPGHDMVSGQTLREDWFPVLLQR, encoded by the coding sequence ATGCCCCATCCCCTCATCACCCGAGACCATATTGACGATTTCCAACGCGATGGCGTTGTGTTGATCCGCGGTCTCTTCGTCGATCAGGTCGATATTCTGCGCGACGGCGTCGAGGCGAATATGGCGCAGCCCGGCCCCTATGCTTCCAACAATGAAAAACCCGGGCAGACCGGGCGGTTCTTTGATGACTATTGCAATTGGACCCGGATCCCTCAGTTTCAGCAGGCAATCGAACAATCGCCCGTGGCGGAGGTGGCCGCAGATCTGATGCAGTCCAAACGGGTGCAGATGTTCCACGACCACGTGCTGGTGAAAGAGCCGGGCACCTCCATGGCGACGCCCTGGCATCAGGATGGGCCTTATTATTTCGTCGAAGGACAGCAGACCATCAGCTTCTGGTCGCCGCTCGATCCTGTCACGAACGCCTCGCTGCGATGCGTTGCAGGCTCGCACCGCTGGGAGAAGGAGGTGTTGCCAACGCGCTGGGTCTCCGAGGAGGGCTTCTTTGCCGATGAGGGGCAGTACATGCCGGTGCCGGATCCCGATGCCGAAGGGATGACAATCCTGGAGTGGGAGATGCAGCCAGGTGACGCCGTCGCCTTTAATTACCGGACGCTGCACGGCGCCCGCGCCAATACCAGCGAAACCCGTCGCCGCGCCTTTTCGTTGCGTCTGGTCGGGGAGGACGCACGCTATATTGAACGCCCCGGCCCAACCTCGCCGCCCTATCCGGGTCATGACATGGTGTCGGGTCAGACCCTCCGCGAGGATTGGTTTCCCGTTCTATTGCAGCGCTAA
- a CDS encoding glycosyltransferase family 2 protein: MMHSSLEGFLGAGDKILTTGPVALIFVEDKVEIATTLRHHLDLGFTTVVAFMPDAFDIPYDLETRIHRVPFDCSAREAVIEAINKVIARAAPGCWLYYCYNAEYLFYPFCESRNVVELLGFHGEERRAAMLTYVVDLYAADLDAAPNGVSLETAHLDKSGYYAQARIDPQTGHPLDRQLDFYGGIRWRYEEHIPAASRKIDRISLFRAKPELRLFEDHRFNEPEYNTYACPWHHNLTAAICSFRTAKALKRNPGSSFEIDSFRWHNSAPFDWHSRQLLDLGLMEPGQWF; the protein is encoded by the coding sequence ATGATGCATTCATCACTCGAAGGGTTTCTTGGCGCCGGGGACAAGATCCTGACAACAGGGCCCGTCGCTCTGATCTTTGTCGAGGATAAGGTGGAGATTGCGACCACCCTGCGCCACCATCTTGATCTCGGCTTTACAACCGTTGTGGCCTTTATGCCGGACGCTTTTGACATCCCCTACGATCTGGAGACGCGCATCCACCGTGTGCCCTTTGACTGTAGCGCGCGTGAAGCGGTGATCGAGGCCATCAACAAGGTGATCGCGAGAGCCGCACCGGGTTGCTGGCTCTATTACTGCTACAATGCAGAGTACCTGTTCTACCCCTTCTGTGAGAGTCGCAATGTTGTCGAACTCTTGGGGTTTCATGGCGAAGAGCGGCGCGCGGCCATGCTGACCTATGTCGTTGATCTTTATGCCGCCGATCTGGACGCAGCACCAAACGGCGTATCGCTGGAAACCGCGCATCTGGATAAATCCGGCTACTATGCACAGGCTCGCATTGATCCACAGACCGGCCATCCGCTTGATCGCCAGCTGGATTTCTACGGCGGCATACGCTGGCGCTATGAAGAACATATCCCCGCAGCAAGCCGAAAGATCGACCGGATTTCGCTGTTCCGTGCAAAACCGGAACTACGGCTGTTTGAGGACCACCGGTTCAACGAACCGGAGTACAACACCTACGCCTGCCCCTGGCACCACAATCTGACCGCCGCGATTTGCTCTTTTCGCACCGCAAAGGCGTTGAAACGCAACCCGGGATCCTCCTTTGAGATCGACAGTTTTCGATGGCACAACTCGGCCCCCTTTGACTGGCATTCTCGTCAGCTGCTTGATCTGGGCCTGATGGAGCCGGGACAGTGGTTCTAG
- the miaB gene encoding tRNA (N6-isopentenyl adenosine(37)-C2)-methylthiotransferase MiaB, producing MSAPKKLFIKTYGCQMNVYDSERMAEALGGEGYVETKSPDDADMILLNTCHIREKAAEKVYSELGRFKGLKAQKPDLKIGVAGCVAQAEGEEIMRRQPLVDLVVGPQSYHRLPEMEAKARKGEKVLDTDFPEEDKFEKLKNRPKAKRGPTAFLTVQEGCDKFCAFCVVPYTRGAEVSRPADRILREAQELVERGVREITLLGQNVNAYHGAGANGDLTLAQLIWELDKVDGLERIRFTTSHPNDMQDDLIEAHGTCAKLMPYLHLPVQAGSDKILKRMNRAHTAERYIRLIERIRAARPDILISGDFIVGFPEETEEDFQATMDLVEEVKYGTAYSFKYSTRPGTPAAERPQVDPAAADDRLQRLQALLTKQQREVQDSMVGREVGVLFEKAGRFAGQMVGKSDYLHAVHVADCDRAIGDLARVRILSSGANSLAGALID from the coding sequence ATGAGCGCCCCGAAGAAGCTGTTTATCAAGACCTATGGCTGTCAGATGAATGTCTATGACAGTGAACGCATGGCCGAGGCGCTGGGCGGCGAAGGTTACGTTGAAACCAAATCGCCGGATGACGCCGACATGATCCTGCTGAACACCTGCCACATCCGGGAAAAGGCGGCGGAGAAGGTCTATTCCGAACTGGGGCGCTTCAAGGGGCTGAAAGCGCAGAAGCCGGACCTGAAGATTGGCGTCGCGGGCTGCGTCGCCCAGGCCGAGGGCGAGGAGATCATGCGCCGTCAGCCGCTGGTCGATCTGGTGGTCGGCCCGCAGAGTTATCACCGGCTGCCGGAGATGGAAGCGAAGGCCCGCAAGGGGGAGAAGGTGCTGGACACCGATTTCCCCGAGGAAGACAAATTCGAGAAGCTGAAGAACCGCCCCAAAGCCAAGCGCGGCCCGACGGCGTTTCTGACCGTGCAGGAGGGCTGCGACAAGTTCTGCGCCTTCTGCGTGGTGCCCTACACCCGCGGCGCCGAAGTGTCGCGCCCGGCGGACCGCATCCTGCGCGAGGCTCAGGAATTGGTGGAGCGTGGCGTGCGCGAAATCACGCTCCTCGGCCAGAACGTGAACGCTTATCACGGTGCTGGCGCCAACGGCGACCTGACCCTGGCGCAGCTGATCTGGGAGCTGGACAAGGTCGACGGGCTGGAGCGCATCCGCTTCACCACCTCGCACCCGAATGACATGCAGGACGACCTGATCGAGGCGCATGGCACCTGTGCCAAGCTGATGCCCTATCTGCACCTGCCGGTACAGGCGGGTTCCGACAAGATCCTCAAGCGGATGAACCGCGCACATACCGCCGAGAGGTATATCCGCCTGATCGAGCGGATCCGCGCCGCGCGCCCAGACATCCTGATCTCAGGCGACTTCATTGTTGGCTTCCCGGAAGAAACCGAAGAGGATTTCCAGGCCACCATGGACCTGGTGGAAGAGGTGAAATACGGCACCGCCTATTCCTTCAAATACTCCACCCGGCCTGGCACCCCGGCGGCCGAGCGTCCCCAGGTTGACCCGGCTGCGGCTGACGACCGGCTTCAGCGCCTGCAGGCCCTGCTGACCAAGCAACAGCGCGAGGTTCAGGACAGCATGGTTGGCCGCGAGGTTGGTGTTCTGTTTGAAAAGGCGGGCCGCTTCGCGGGCCAGATGGTTGGCAAATCCGATTACCTGCATGCGGTGCATGTTGCGGATTGTGATCGCGCCATCGGTGATCTTGCCCGCGTGCGGATCCTGTCCTCTGGGGCCAACTCGCTGGCGGGCGCTCTGATCGATTGA
- a CDS encoding OmpA family protein, translating to MRKQLCGLVATVVATVGLNVGALLAQDAGVIGQSYIPTIWVDPDGCEHWVMDDGAEGFMTPHVTRDGKPVCRRGNICGVMPSDQFFATNRHHISAAGQQRLREFFQSANARSFIITGHTDSRASDEYNMRLSQRRADAVAKVGQSVGARILEARGYGERDPRVPNDSAVNMAQNRRVEIICLR from the coding sequence ATGAGGAAACAACTCTGCGGACTCGTGGCCACCGTTGTCGCGACTGTCGGCTTGAATGTGGGCGCTTTGCTGGCGCAGGACGCCGGTGTGATCGGTCAAAGCTATATTCCAACCATCTGGGTTGATCCCGACGGTTGCGAGCATTGGGTGATGGACGATGGCGCCGAAGGCTTTATGACACCCCATGTCACGCGAGACGGGAAACCGGTTTGCCGTCGGGGCAATATCTGCGGCGTGATGCCCAGCGATCAGTTCTTTGCCACCAACAGGCATCACATCAGCGCCGCCGGGCAACAGCGCCTGCGCGAGTTTTTCCAGTCCGCGAATGCCCGATCCTTCATCATCACGGGCCATACCGACAGTCGCGCATCAGATGAATATAACATGCGGCTGTCTCAGCGCCGTGCCGATGCGGTCGCAAAAGTCGGCCAATCGGTTGGCGCCCGCATCCTTGAGGCGCGGGGCTATGGCGAGCGTGATCCGCGCGTGCCGAACGACTCGGCCGTGAATATGGCGCAGAACCGTCGCGTCGAAATTATCTGCCTGCGCTGA
- a CDS encoding PhoH family protein has product MAIGTLTPSHEQDSSHEALLEFPDNRLLIDLCGEYDRNLAMLEQTLGVQIVRRGNQLSVLGEEAARDQAAAVLAALYDRLETGRSVEAGDIDRELRMGQEQVADPGSQLEMFRGGKVEIKTRKKLVEPRTDAQKAYVQSLFEHELAFGIGPAGTGKTYLAVAVGVSMFITGHVDKIILSRPAVEAGEKLGYLPGDMKDKVDPYMQPLYDALNDFLPGKQLAKLLEEKQIEIAPLAFMRGRTLSNAFVVLDEAQNATTMQMKMFLTRLGEGSRMVITGDRSQVDLPRGVASGLADAERLLSKIPKVSFNYFTSRDVVRHPLVAAIIEAYEADEKSA; this is encoded by the coding sequence TTGGCCATTGGCACTTTGACCCCATCGCATGAGCAGGATTCCTCACATGAGGCGCTGCTCGAATTTCCTGATAACCGACTGCTGATTGATCTGTGCGGTGAATACGACCGCAATCTCGCGATGCTCGAGCAGACGCTTGGTGTTCAGATTGTCCGGCGCGGCAACCAGCTTTCGGTGCTGGGCGAAGAAGCTGCGCGCGATCAGGCCGCGGCGGTTCTGGCAGCGCTATATGACCGGTTGGAAACCGGCCGCAGTGTTGAGGCCGGCGATATTGACCGTGAATTGCGGATGGGACAGGAGCAGGTCGCCGACCCCGGCAGCCAGCTGGAGATGTTCCGGGGCGGCAAGGTTGAGATCAAGACGCGTAAGAAACTCGTCGAGCCACGTACCGACGCTCAGAAAGCCTATGTCCAGTCGCTGTTCGAACATGAGCTTGCCTTTGGGATCGGTCCGGCTGGCACCGGCAAAACCTATCTTGCTGTTGCTGTTGGCGTGAGCATGTTCATTACCGGGCATGTCGACAAGATCATCCTCAGCCGCCCTGCGGTGGAGGCGGGCGAGAAGCTCGGCTATCTGCCCGGCGACATGAAAGATAAGGTCGATCCCTATATGCAGCCGCTCTATGACGCGCTGAATGATTTCCTACCCGGCAAACAGTTGGCGAAGCTGCTGGAAGAAAAACAGATCGAGATCGCGCCGCTGGCCTTTATGCGGGGGCGTACGCTATCCAATGCTTTTGTGGTGCTGGATGAGGCGCAGAATGCCACCACCATGCAGATGAAGATGTTCCTGACACGTTTAGGTGAGGGATCGCGCATGGTCATCACCGGCGACCGCAGCCAAGTTGACCTGCCGCGCGGCGTGGCGTCGGGGCTGGCGGATGCGGAACGTCTGCTGAGCAAAATCCCCAAGGTGAGCTTTAACTACTTCACATCACGTGACGTGGTGCGACATCCGCTTGTGGCGGCCATCATCGAGGCCTATGAGGCGGATGAGAAATCCGCCTGA
- the ybeY gene encoding rRNA maturation RNase YbeY encodes MTLDISIEDARWQDIGLSAHAEQAVDAVLSHFNLDPEDCELSLLACNDARIMELNTEFRQKAKPTNVLSWPAEELAAEEPGGDPLRPEADFTGEIPLGDIAIAYETCAGEAEAAGKPLADHLRHLIVHGVLHLLGYDHIRDPDATLMEGLEVEILGKMGIDDPYTLDDSPNHGRIG; translated from the coding sequence ATGACTCTCGACATCTCCATTGAAGACGCTCGCTGGCAGGACATCGGCTTGTCAGCGCATGCCGAGCAGGCCGTTGATGCGGTGCTGTCGCATTTCAATCTCGATCCGGAAGACTGCGAACTATCCCTGCTGGCCTGCAATGATGCGCGGATCATGGAATTGAACACTGAGTTCCGTCAGAAGGCCAAGCCGACAAATGTGCTCAGCTGGCCAGCTGAGGAACTTGCCGCCGAGGAACCGGGGGGTGATCCGCTGCGACCCGAGGCGGATTTTACCGGCGAAATACCGCTCGGCGACATTGCGATTGCCTATGAGACCTGCGCAGGCGAGGCCGAGGCCGCTGGCAAGCCATTGGCCGACCATTTGCGTCATCTGATCGTTCACGGAGTGTTGCATCTTTTGGGTTACGATCACATTCGTGACCCGGACGCCACTTTGATGGAAGGTCTTGAGGTGGAGATACTTGGCAAAATGGGTATCGATGACCCATATACATTGGATGACAGCCCCAATCACGGGCGTATCGGATAG
- a CDS encoding hemolysin family protein encodes MDDIDGSSNAAQGALENKDSAGDTAAAGQSTGFLGRIFSSFTPTESEEDVDSGPETRLANQPHGMINLRRLRVEDVAIPAAEIVAIPASTPKDELVQVFRESGFTRIPVYEGTLDTPIGFVHLKDFALMHGFNGTDADFALDAMVRPLLFVPPSMTIGVLLTKMQAERRHMALVIDEYGGVDGLLTIEDLIEQVVGEIEDEHDAGEDQTWFREKQGCYVAQARTPLDEFENEIGRSLTSHDDVDGEEIDSLGGLVFMLSGRVPARGEVIQHPDGPEFEVMDADPRRIKRLRVRLPDCSG; translated from the coding sequence ATGGACGATATAGACGGAAGTTCTAACGCAGCGCAGGGCGCGCTGGAGAACAAGGACAGCGCTGGCGACACCGCAGCGGCTGGACAATCGACGGGGTTTCTGGGGCGTATTTTCAGCTCCTTTACTCCGACCGAAAGCGAGGAAGACGTGGATTCCGGACCGGAAACACGCCTGGCGAACCAGCCGCACGGGATGATCAATCTGCGGCGTTTGCGGGTCGAGGACGTTGCCATTCCCGCAGCGGAAATCGTGGCAATCCCGGCCTCGACTCCGAAAGATGAACTTGTTCAGGTCTTCCGCGAAAGCGGTTTTACCCGCATCCCCGTCTACGAGGGCACGCTGGATACACCCATCGGCTTTGTCCACCTCAAGGACTTTGCCCTGATGCACGGTTTCAACGGCACCGATGCCGATTTCGCGCTGGACGCTATGGTGCGTCCTTTGCTGTTTGTCCCGCCGTCCATGACGATTGGCGTTCTGCTGACAAAAATGCAGGCAGAGCGTCGCCACATGGCGTTGGTGATTGATGAATATGGCGGCGTTGATGGTTTGCTGACCATCGAAGACCTGATCGAGCAGGTTGTCGGCGAAATTGAGGACGAACATGACGCGGGCGAAGATCAGACCTGGTTCCGTGAGAAACAGGGCTGTTATGTCGCGCAGGCACGTACCCCGCTGGATGAGTTCGAGAATGAAATCGGTCGGTCGCTGACCAGTCACGATGACGTCGACGGCGAGGAGATCGATTCCCTTGGCGGTCTGGTCTTCATGCTGTCAGGACGCGTCCCTGCACGGGGTGAGGTCATCCAGCATCCCGACGGGCCTGAGTTCGAGGTTATGGACGCCGACCCGCGCCGGATCAAACGCCTGCGGGTGCGGTTGCCCGATTGTTCGGGATGA
- the lnt gene encoding apolipoprotein N-acyltransferase: MIAAVRRYVGLRPVILPLVTAVAAGGLLAFALAPFHMLWLAPFCLGAVGYQLLQLSTSRQGALFGWLLGTAYFSVGMIWIYEPFQIDAERYAWMAPFAVVGLAAGLALFWALAFGLAVRLRRGGHRIVLLIAALSLAEFARAYVLTGLPWAAFGQFWIDTPAAGLLPWIGPHGLAFFTLVATVPLGLISRRPVVALLPLLLVGGAILLMPQQPSAMLTGKIIRLVQPNAPQDEKWHPDLRWSFVDRQLDYSRAPARSGQPVDLIVWPETAVPLMLNYADDVLSEIADAAGTTPVLLGIQRRDEGRYYNSAIVLDGDGNVGQIYDKAHLVPFGEYIPAGNLMARFGVHGFASQTGAGYAPGPGPRLLDLPVGKALPLICYEAVFPQDVNGAPDRADLLIQITNDAWFGTYSGPYQHLVQARMRAIEQGLPMVRVANTGISAMIDPHGRVLDALPLGEAGYLDAALPAPLPPTLYSRTGDLPVFLGCILLGGLALRRRTTVARGS; encoded by the coding sequence ATGATTGCTGCGGTCCGGCGGTATGTCGGGCTGCGGCCGGTCATTCTGCCATTGGTGACGGCGGTTGCTGCGGGTGGTCTTCTGGCCTTCGCGCTTGCACCGTTCCATATGCTCTGGCTGGCTCCGTTCTGCCTGGGCGCAGTGGGATATCAACTGCTTCAGCTTTCGACCTCCCGGCAGGGCGCACTTTTCGGCTGGCTTCTGGGGACGGCCTATTTTTCCGTCGGCATGATCTGGATCTACGAGCCGTTTCAGATTGATGCAGAACGCTACGCCTGGATGGCGCCCTTTGCCGTCGTCGGTCTTGCCGCCGGATTGGCGCTGTTTTGGGCCCTGGCGTTCGGTTTGGCTGTTCGGCTCAGGCGCGGTGGCCACCGGATCGTCCTGCTGATTGCCGCGCTGTCGCTTGCCGAGTTTGCGCGGGCCTATGTCCTCACTGGGCTGCCCTGGGCAGCGTTCGGGCAATTCTGGATTGATACGCCTGCCGCAGGGCTGCTGCCCTGGATCGGGCCACATGGTCTAGCCTTCTTCACCCTCGTCGCGACTGTACCGCTAGGGCTGATATCGCGTCGTCCGGTCGTTGCGCTGCTGCCCCTGCTGCTTGTCGGTGGGGCTATCCTGCTGATGCCGCAGCAGCCCTCTGCCATGCTGACGGGTAAGATTATTCGTCTCGTTCAGCCCAATGCGCCGCAGGACGAGAAATGGCACCCGGATCTGCGCTGGTCGTTTGTTGATCGCCAGCTGGACTATTCGCGCGCGCCAGCTCGCAGCGGACAGCCGGTCGATCTGATTGTCTGGCCTGAAACAGCCGTTCCGTTGATGCTGAATTATGCGGATGACGTGTTGAGCGAGATTGCGGATGCGGCTGGAACCACTCCAGTTCTGCTGGGCATCCAGCGCCGGGACGAGGGCCGCTATTACAATTCAGCAATCGTGCTGGATGGCGATGGTAACGTTGGCCAGATCTACGACAAGGCGCATCTGGTTCCCTTTGGTGAGTATATTCCAGCTGGCAATCTGATGGCGCGTTTTGGCGTCCATGGGTTCGCCTCTCAGACCGGGGCAGGTTACGCACCGGGGCCGGGACCGCGGCTGTTGGATCTGCCGGTCGGCAAAGCGCTGCCACTGATCTGCTACGAAGCGGTTTTCCCACAGGATGTGAACGGGGCACCGGACCGGGCTGATCTGCTGATTCAGATCACCAATGATGCCTGGTTTGGCACCTATTCCGGTCCGTATCAGCATCTGGTCCAGGCGCGGATGCGTGCTATTGAGCAGGGGCTGCCCATGGTGCGGGTTGCCAATACCGGCATCTCGGCAATGATTGATCCACATGGCCGCGTCCTGGATGCGCTGCCTTTGGGGGAGGCCGGCTATCTGGACGCAGCCCTGCCTGCGCCGCTGCCGCCTACGCTCTATTCGCGGACCGGTGACCTGCCAGTGTTTCTCGGCTGCATCCTCCTCGGCGGGTTGGCGCTGCGACGCAGAACCACAGTTGCGCGCGGGTCATAG